In Telopea speciosissima isolate NSW1024214 ecotype Mountain lineage chromosome 10, Tspe_v1, whole genome shotgun sequence, the DNA window CCACAGCACGGATGTGGCCAAGCCAATCCAACCCATCCATCCTGGTAGGAGACCTACAAGGTTTTATCACTTTTGGGGTGATGCCCTGGTCTACACTCCATACAACTACCATACGTACGCTTCCCACATATTGCATTTATGCCACGTTAACCTGCGAAGGTGATAATATCTTAAAAGAGTCAAAAGGACCTCCTAACGTCCTCTTAATGACACTATTcattattcaaatttcaaaaggtgTGGAGGCCTTGTTACCTGCCCACATGGCTTACAAgttacccacatggggatgggtggggacaaatctgacccctccatggggtatgggtcccacaccccatggagggttcagatctatccccacccaAATGACCATTGGATGAGCCTTAgatcagagattttttttttttaagtctatCTCGATTTAAGGgccataggccaactacaaaCTACAAAGGGAAGGAGAACCTACAACTACCAAGGGGAAAGGGCGAAAAGACATATGACAAGGAAAATAAGAACCCTTGGCCTCCTCGTGAAAGGTATACACTTCAACCGGCAAGTCTCCAACCAACCGAACTGGCAACTGTTCACAAGATCAGAGATTTAACATTAATTAAGACACCAATCCACTTGTGACATTGAGATTgaatgattaaaaaataaagagtacTAAGTATGGAATTCAATTTCTGTCAAAACTAATTGAAAGCTTCAAATTATCTCAATTTTGAGCCTGATCGAAACGAAACCCAAGTTCGACCCTGGGTTTCTACCCAAGGGGCCTTAGGATCAAAACCCAATGTTGAAACCTCGAAATGAAAAACCAAGTTGTCTAGGTTTCGCATTTAAGGCCTAAGTCGCCTGATCGAAACCAAGATATCAATCCTCAAGTACAAGTCAATAAGCCCCTCAGACCAAATTAATGAAAATGCCATATCCTGAATTGTATTTTGTACTTTGTACTTCATTGGACAAATCATGAACTGTCCTTCCAAAAAGATTTCCAGAACCTTAAATTTTCCTTTCAAGACAGGTGAGAATCCCTTCCTTGACTACCGAAATGATAGTATATGATTGGAATCCCCGATACCCTTTtgaattacatataaaattaaaaggtGGGGTTGTTCACCAAAGAACCAGTTAGAAAGTAGGCGAACGTTAGGCCACCAAAATAAACATTTCCTTTTGTCCCTTCTTCACCGTGTATTCCTTTATAAACTACCAGCCCTGTTCTCCTCCTTCCATCCCAAAATCCTCAACCACATAGCACAGCACAGCACAGCAACATAGTCTCACATCTCCCAACCTCTCCCACACTTCGAGTGACAACACTACACAATTATTGAAATGGCAACAAAAGTGATGGAAATCGGAATGACTCTGGTGGCAGTTCTCATGGCCATGCTCTGGGTAGGAGCCTCAGCTCAATCCAGTTGCACTAATGCTCTTGTTAGCATGTCCCCATGCCTCAACTACATTACAGGGAACTCATCAACTCCATCTTCCTCATGCTGCTCTCAGCTCGCCAGTGTTGTTAAGTCACAACCACAGTGTCTGTGCCAGGTCCTCAGCGGCGGAGGCTCTTCGTTGGGGATCAACGTCAACCAGACCCAGGCACTTGCACTCCCTGGTGCCTGCAATGTCCAAACTCCATCTGTTAGCAAGTGCAATGGTAAGTGAAACCTAattgtcctcaaaatttaacTCCACCACCGCTAGACTAAGTATAACTTAACCTTGCAGTGCTAAGGTTATTAAAAAGATCATTTTCATTTCATAGAAGCTACTTGGAATGAAAATTTAAGCTTATGTCAACTTTTCACTTATTATGCAGCTGCTTCAGCTTCACCATCACCAACAGAAACACCAAGCACTCCATCATCAGGTACAAGATAGTTAGAGAATGGCTCAAGTTACTGAATTTTGTGCTTTAGATATAGAGTAATAAGCTATTTGTTGGTAATGAAATTTCATGTTTAATGCTTGAATGGATGCAGGAACTGGATCCAAGACTGTCCCATCAACAGACGCATCATCAGATGGAAGCATTAGCAAATTGTCATTTTCTTTGctgttcttccttctctttgttACATCATACTCTTCAACCTTCGCCAGCTTCTAAGTTCTGTTTCTACATGTTTGGTCCTGTCACAGTTAGTATGATTCTTTATGTAGTCTTGTTCTTTGGTTGAGTGGGattgtattatttattttttagagaTGGGTATTGTCATAAGTTAGTATCAGTGGAGAGcttgtattatttatttttttgagataGGTATTGTCATCAATTTGTATTAAATAAGAGCTGTATTACTCTCCCTCTCAAAATAAAGATGAATCAATGACTTGTGGATTGGAGAGATTTTCTACACAACAACtgtgttcttttctcttttttttttttttttttttttgggggggggggggtgttagagaaaggaatcaaaatcCAAGGGCGAACTACAAGGATTACTATAAAAGGTAGAGATAAACGATACTAATGCAtcaaaattacaaaacaagaaCCAAGAATCATTGAGCTCTTACTTACCCccttcatcccccccccccccaaaaaaaaaaaagaagatgaaaaagtgCCAATGTGTAATGTCCAACAAAGCAAAGTGATTAATGCCACCCAATTCTCTTTCCCATCTGTTTCACAAAAATGTGTAAACGAGAACAATGAGCACATATCTACCCACTATGGTGCACTGATATGGGTCTAGTGTCAAAATTCAACACAAATATGGAGTGCCAGACCTATTGAACCACACAATAATTGCACAGGGCAATGAGTATTATATTGTACTGTAAATGTAGATATTTTATGAATTGTATCACTAGtaccaaaacaaagaaaaaaataatagtatCATACACCTACAATGCCATGATATTTTATCACCAAaagccataaaaaaaaaaactcaatttagGCATAGTCCATATATAATAGCTGTTAATGTATGGTATGCAAAGGAAACATAAGATTAAACCTAATTACCTAAAGTGTGCACGACAGAATCCAACACATACTATAGTAGTACAGCAATGATTGAAAAAAACACATGCAAAGCAATTACCCGCAAATGACACATGTATTCCAGAGAGCATTCAATATCCAATTCAGTGCCTTCGAAAACTTTTATACTTCAGATTTGATGTCAAATACAAGAATTAAGTCAGCTATACCCAGTTTTGGTAGAAAATGATCATTATTACGAACATAGGACCAGAGTGACTCCGAAACACTTCCAATGGAACAATGCATCTACACTGGAAAGTTCATTTTGGGTGAGTAAATGATCATTTattcacccccaccccccccccccccaaaaacatTCAGCCCTTAACACTTATGAGGTACAAGCACACACGTGATTCTTGAAGGGGAAGACCCTGAGAGAGTTAGGCTTAAGTTGGGAATCTTGAGACTGAAACGTAGCTCGCTTAACTTGACATGCAACAGAGACTTCGAcggaataaaaaaatagagggtAGAATCGTAACCATGGAATACGACCCTAATCGAAATGCATACATTTGTCTCATACAGATAAAAGAGAGATTTTACATCCTAGAGGAGCTATAATTGGATATTCCATATTTTTTGGTACAGAGTATTAATAAAAATAGGCGATGGGTTCAACAAATTTAGGGAAGAAGTGGCTCAAATACtcggagaaaaattacaaatgaATACATTCGAAGCACTGAAAATTGCTCTCCTGACTATGCCAATTCTAAATGGTAGCAGTAATAATAACCAGCATCAAGATGATCAGTAAAGGTGCTTACCTACAAAAATGTGCACACAAAGGGCACCATGGAAGGGTTATGCTATCACCTGGGATATTTCAAGACAATGAACCCATGTACTTTGATGTCAGGAGCAATAGCTGTGGACCACTTCAGACTGAAAGAGTTAAAGAGATTTTAATGTGGCAATCGTATATTCGTATTAACCCTCATAATATCATGAGCTTTACCAATGGGTACAACAATAATACATCCATGCAACCAAACCCAGGTCCTCCCCCTTATATACAACATGTTTTTATGGGACTTGTTTTTCTCTATAACCAGACCAATTTATTGATtgggaagaaaaaaacagaagctACCAGGCTGGTAATGCATATAATGTACAAGgaaagcaagaaaaagaagaaaacctaaTACATCAATTGATAGAGGTTACAGGACAGGCGGACCATAGTACATACATAAACTCTCCACAGGCTCCTCCCTTAGTCAGTTTGTCCACTGAAGTTTTCCAAATGCCTTTTACATTGCAGTGATAAAATTCTTGCAGCCTCCAGCAGTCATGTCTGCTGATCAAATGAGAATAACTCCCGTCCATACCCCCAATGCTAGCTGGCATCCATCTTTTCACCAATGCTGTGCATCTCCACGGAGGGAAGTTAGATGTTAGAATATTTTTGAATATGTCAATCCACACTCCTAGTAGGCACTTGTGCATGAAGGAAGAAAGAATCTATCAACATGGATAAATCATGGGGATCCACCAGAATGCACAATATCTTTCATGAAACCATACTTCAACAGCATTAAAGAGAAGGTTAAGTAGCCAAACTGATGGTAATTGAATAATTaaagatggaataaaataaagggtaaattacacgacaccccctgaaaatcgaacgatactcaactcaccccctgttttttgaaaatactcacccGTCCCCCTCTAAAGTAACGTTGTTCACTTAAAACAATCCAAAAactgaaaagacaattttaaccttaaccaaaataagataaacaatgacAATTGAGGTACCCAACGTTTATAGAAAATGCACTTTAGATACCCAAAGCTTGTAAATTATATTTAGGATGCCAATTTTGATATTTCCAATTATATCctaaatcaccaccaccactacaacCACCATTGCTGCAGCCACCGCCATCCAAGGTATGAGCAAAATCATAGTCCGAGCGCAACTTCTCTGCTAATTGTGTAAAGTTTTCAAATTTCTCCCCCGAAAAATCTGAGAAAACCCCAACAATAAAAATCTTTTTGTCATCAATAAGATTTCCAGCATCTTCAACAGATTTTATCTCAGCTGATGCCAGACCAGCTAGCTTTTTCAAATATGTCACTATACCATCAGCATCCCTAGGACCTTTGTAGTCTTGAACAGTCTTTCCTCCATTTCTTAGAATCTTGATAGTAGGGAAGCACCTTATCTCAAATTCAGTGGTAAGTCCTTTGTTTACTTCATCATTGGCATCCACTTTAGCAAGAACTACAGGAGGGTCATGACTACTCAAAACTGATGCAGCTTTCTCATACCCAGGAGCAAGATTCTTAGAATGACCACACCATGGAGCTTAGAATGACCACACCATGGAGCATAGAACTGAACGACAACAAAGTTATGCTTGTTAACAATATCAGTGAAGTTGGAATTATCAAGGGTGACCACAAACTCCCCAGCCTTGCCTTCTTCTTCGGCAGCAGAGACTAATCTATGAAACGAAGTAAACAGACAGAGAACGAAAATGCAGAAGCAGATCGGAGCCCTAGACGCCATGGccagagctctctctctctctctctcttgtctgcGGAAAATGGACTGTCCACGCCTGCCttgtctctttcttctctggAGATGTCTTTAAACTCTGCTGGAATCAACTCTCAAAACCTGCAAAATgttttgagatcgatttttttggggggccaCCGCTGAGTTTTACCCGCACCTGAGACCGGAGTCGTGGTCGCAGGAGGAGGATGGTAGTTCGCCAGTATCTTCCCTGGCCGCTGGCCCTCTCATTCGACCGCCGCAAGAGGCGGCAGTGTGATCTTTAAACCCTAGGCTTTCTTCACCAAATAGGGAAAAAGGggttttggccttttttttttttttgggtttcatcaGCATCTGAGGCCGTGATTATGGCCGTCGGACCCTAACGGTCGTTCGCCGTGTCTGAGCTTGGCCGCCGGCCTCTGGTGCGGTCACCACAAGAGACCGCGGTGGCGGTTGTTAAAATCCTAAATGGGTTTTCTCCATTCTCGGTTTAGCGATTTggggaaggagagggaatattccctctttgattccttgttttaatttaaaaaaagaaaaaaaaaaaagtaagaccTCACATATCGTGCATgttgcaggtcatgtgaggaagaggatcgattttggggtttttagatccaagggtaaaaaagtaactcTACActagtcaagggtagtttaggggtttaaaaatatttaacttGCTGACTTCATAACTTAACTGCATAAAACTAACAGTGGGGACTAAGTTGTAATATAGTGCTCTAATACAGGGGGACgggtgagtattttcaaaaaacaaggggtgagttgagtatcgttcgattttcaaggggtgtcgtgtaatttaccctaaaataaataatgaaaggTAACAAGAAGATTGAATTGGTTGTGTGCCACACCGCAGTTCTTAATTTTAGGTCTGTAGTGCAGACCCTTTAAATCTTGCAGTTTGGGTTATCACATGGTTCATATAGTAGGGAAATTTGAACAACAGAAGGGTTATAGTACTTCGTTGTGGGGATATTTAAAATCTCCCTAGTGTCATTAGTTCAATTGTGGGGTTAGTTAAGtccatatatataatataatacataTGGTAAAGGCTGGGCACGCCGGCTCCGCACCCAGcttgagtctgtctctctcccaccccTATGGAAAAGgacaaggttcaaaaactcgtctcgaccaAGTTGAggcgaccgagatctcggcaagttagtttatttttttttgttttgtttcggtgggcaaaaatggccatagttggctccaaaactttaagagaaataaacatatttaattcatcaagttgtaaaataaaaaaagaattgaCAATCACATTGTAGATTGGGTTTATCAGTGTGGAATTCCATTCAATGCACTTAAGGCAAGAAGTTTTGAGGTGATAGGTAAATCCATTGCACAATACAGGTTAGGATATAGGCCCCCATACTTATCATGAAGTGAGGGTGCCTTTGTTAAAGACGGCAAAGGAGAGAACTGTAGAGATGAGAAAGACATATGAAGGGTGCAAACTCATGTCTGATGGGTGGACAGATAAAAAATGAAGACACTTGAACAATTTCCTTGTTAACTGTTTAGAGGGGATTTACTTTATGGGTTTTGTTGATGCATCGAGTCATATACAAGATGCAAATATGTTGCTTCAATTGATTGATAGCAAGGTTGAAGAAATTGGGGAGGATTATGTTGTGTAGGTTGTTACAAATAATGCTGTCAATTATAAAGCAAACGGTGCATTGCTGATGCAGAAGAGGACTAGGCTAtattggactccttgtgcagcccattacCTTGACCTTATGTTGGAAGATATTGGTAATTTGAAGGCATACAAGAAAGTGATAGCGAAGGCTGGAAAAATAACAACATTCATGTACAGGCACACACGCCTTCTAGATGCTATGAGAGCCAGAACAAATGGGAGGGATCTTGTGAGGGCTGCTATAATTAGACTTGCAACTTCATTTCTGACACTCTAGAGCTTACTCAGATAAGAATGACTTGAGGCATTTGTTTATATCTGATGAATGGAAGAATTCTAATTTGTCAAAGACAGAGGCAGGAAAGAAATTGGAGGAAACTGTGTTTGCTACTACATGTTGGAATGGTGTGCAAGATTGTATTAGAGCATCAAAGTCACTTATTGTTGTCTTGTGAATTGTCGATGCTGATGAGAAACCTGTCATGCATGAAGTCTATGTTGCCATGGAAGATGCtaaaaagaagataagagaaaaaTTTAGGGATAAAGAACGGTTGTGGAGGAAAGTGATAAATATTGTTAATAGGCGATGGGAGTGTCAGATGGAGTGCCTGTTGTATgttgttgcatttttttttaatcctgaAAAGTTTTATTAGCATACAAAAACTGATCATTATCAATTTATACAAACTTTACAGATTGTATTTAACAATCGTCGTCACTGCAAGACTAGTGCCCGATGCGTCTTTACAAGACAAGATAGGTAATCAGGCTGGTCAAAACAGAAATGCTCGAGGTCCTTTTTCAACAAGTATGGCGATTAGACAACGGACAACCATGAGTCCTAGTAAGTAGCTAATTgtttttcaatttaaaaacttaAGTATTATATTGTTTAGTTATTTTGTTTGTAGTTTGTAGTTTGCACCTACTTTATATGATGTTTTACTTAGCTAAttacatttattttttgtttttagattttaattttgttattaGTTTTAGGGAAGAATGAATTGGGATCCTCCTCAATTGCTTATGAATTAAGATTCAcaccaagaagaggaatagacTGGAATATGAACGTTTGAATGATCTAGTCTATGTTCAATACAATCGCcttcaactcttcaagttcTCTCCAAATCTAGGGAGCTTATATGTTTTGTATAAGCTTTATGACCCTCATAAGCAGAAGCTCTCTGATTTGGAGAGAGAACTTGAAGGCAAGCAGGCAACTGATGAACTCATTAAGGCCCACTTAACAACAAATTTTACCAAACGCCATACTTGTTCCAGAATTATTCTTAGAACAGTTCTAGAACAGATTTGGCAAACGGTCAATTACAGACAAAGAACATAATTCCAGGCCAAGAACAGCAAAAAATGTTTCCAGGAAACAACACCCGTTCTTGACGAAGAACGttaccaaacacagcccaagGTGGATTCTTAGTTACATTCTTTCcgtttcttctctttctgtcTTCTCTTCATACCTCCTACTACAATATCCATCAGCTATTGTTACCAGCCAAGATACATCAGCCATCATTATCATACCATCTACATTCGAACTTCAGAGCTTCCCACCAGTCTACCATAGCAACTGCATAGGCACTCAAGAAAACAACCTGCAAATGATTGCATATGGAGAAGCATCCAAGAACTGTACCAAAGTACCCAAGCCTACCTACACCTTGTAAAACCCTAGAGAGAGCAAGGGGGGCTTAAATCAACTGGTTATCATATCTAATCTAAGACAATTGCACCTCCTCCTAAAAATCCTACGACTGAATGGTAGTAAGAATTAATCATTATCCCAAATGCGACCAACCAGAAAATGATCCTCCATCAAACATAGCATCCACTTTCAAACTTTAGAGCTTCACACAAGTCTACCATAGTCAATTGCATGGGCACCCAAGAAACCAACCAGCAAATGATTGCATGAGGAGAAGCATCCAAGAACTGTACCAAAGTACCCAAGCCTACCTAAACCTTGTAAAACCTTAGAGAAGGAAACGGGGGCCTACATCAACTGCTCACCATATCTAAGCCAAACCTCCTCCTTAAAATCCTACAACTGAATCATATTAAGAATTAATCCTTACCCCGAAGAGACCTAGTTACCCGTCTCAAAATATCCTAGTTGGGAGTATGGAATTGTCATCCGACATCAGAAATTCAGTTAACATCCCAAGATTGAACCTATGAAATGCATAATTGTTTCATCCATGAGCTGATAAGTTCCAAATTCTATGAATTTGAACAGCCCATTGTAGAAAATCAGTAAAGTGATTACTCTAGCTTGATAAGTAAAAGGGCTGACATTGGCAGGTCAAGTTCAACGCCATCCCCTTGAACATACAACCAACATATACAGAAATGCACTGCTGTGACACATACTAACATTTGAAAATTTAGTGAGACAGAATGTAAAAGCTCTCATCCTGTGCATATCGACAAAGTTACTAAAAATGTTGATAAAAGGGCTTGGAAGAATTGAAATACTAATAATTGGTATGCTTTAATGTTTTATGCCCAACAAGAAGGCACAGCTAATAATAACAGGATTAGAAACTTACATATTTGACACTTCAAGTATGTGACCGTGACCGCATGAATTCTTCCAGCCGGTCCCATACCTCAAGAGCCGCAGCTCTATCCTGGTGTCTCTTATTCTTGCTAATCTGTGCATGTATTCACCACACAAGGCTCTTTctatgaaaagaaaatcagcaCACAGAGTGGCCAAAGAACAGAAAGCACTTGAtgacttaaaaggaaaaagagcaaAGAGGGTAGGAAGATATAAGAACAGATTCTTTGGTCACCAAAATGATCTTCACATTCCACTGTTTCACCATCTTTGCTGACTCAACACTGTCATCTTCAAAATGCATGTAAACCCAATAACTGGATATGATTCAACATACATTTAATCCTAGAAGATTGTTTCTCTTGCCCGAGTGTATTCAAGTTAGCTAAGAACAAAATGAACCTGAACCCACCAGAAATTTAAACTGTAAGTAGTCCATCTAAATAGATCAAATAAACCATCAAATTTGTCTTACACAACAAAAGCACCCTTCTACGAATCAAGAGGAGTCCCCCGAAAAAAAATTGTGcacccatttttattttttgaagaagCACATAAGAACATTGTCCAGTTAGTATCTACTCCACTACGACCAAATTTTCACATTCAAAACAgcttaagaaacaaaaaataataataataattgaagCAAATCTAATAATGCAAAATTATACAAGGTTCTCTCTGAACTTACTTTTGTT includes these proteins:
- the LOC122644239 gene encoding non-specific lipid transfer protein GPI-anchored 5-like isoform X4, translated to MATKVMEIGMTLVAVLMAMLWVGASAQSSCTNALVSMSPCLNYITGNSSTPSSSCCSQLASVVKSQPQCLCQVLSGGGSSLGINVNQTQALALPGACNVQTPSVSKCNASPSPTETPSTPSSGTGSKTVPSTDASSDGSISKLSFSLLFFLLFVTSYSSTFASF
- the LOC122644239 gene encoding non-specific lipid transfer protein GPI-anchored 5-like isoform X2 — protein: MATKVMEIGMTLVAVLMAMLWVGASAQSSCTNALVSMSPCLNYITGNSSTPSSSCCSQLASVVKSQPQCLCQVLSGGGSSLGINVNQTQALALPGACNVQTPSVSKCNGTASPSPTETPSTPSSGTGSKTVPSTDASSDGSISKLSFSLLFFLLFVTSYSSTFASF
- the LOC122644239 gene encoding non-specific lipid transfer protein GPI-anchored 5-like isoform X3: MATKVMEIGMTLVAVLMAMLWVGASAQSSCTNALVSMSPCLNYITGNSSTPSSSCCSQLASVVKSQPQCLCQVLSGGGSSLGINVNQTQALALPGACNVQTPSVSKCNAASPSPTETPSTPSSGTGSKTVPSTDASSDGSISKLSFSLLFFLLFVTSYSSTFASF
- the LOC122644239 gene encoding non-specific lipid transfer protein GPI-anchored 5-like isoform X1 — translated: MATKVMEIGMTLVAVLMAMLWVGASAQSSCTNALVSMSPCLNYITGNSSTPSSSCCSQLASVVKSQPQCLCQVLSGGGSSLGINVNQTQALALPGACNVQTPSVSKCNAASASPSPTETPSTPSSGTGSKTVPSTDASSDGSISKLSFSLLFFLLFVTSYSSTFASF